A genomic window from Lotus japonicus ecotype B-129 chromosome 1, LjGifu_v1.2 includes:
- the LOC130739639 gene encoding F-box/LRR-repeat protein At3g48880-like translates to MASWRGLESMTITSMINCRYLFSAISKWCKNIVELKFTYDFKQDHADALIKYTPNLKVLSLRTILVEKKALEDALDGLKHLKVVNICHSFIWGIGGDNNPIGYFSRSYPKKSMSELVICLSEGWYEGWCLKCTRHKNGLEKMLYTDGYLEDIWREDEIDSLAH, encoded by the coding sequence ATGGCATCATGGAGGGGTCTTGAGTCTATGACTATTACCTCTATGATCAACTGTCGTTACCTTTTCTCTGCGATTAGTAAATGGTGCAAGAACATAGTTGAGTTGAAATTCACTTACGACTTTAAACAAGACCATGCTGATGCTTTGATTAAATACACCCCAAATTTGAAGGTCTTGAGTCTTCGGACCATATTGGTGGAAAAGAAAGCTTTGGAGGATGCACTCGATGGTTTGAAACATTTGAAGGTGGTAAATATATGCCATAGTTTCATTTGGGGTATAGGAGGAGATAACAATCCAATTGGTTATTTTAGTAGAAGTTATCCGAAGAAAAGTATGAGCGAACTTGTGATTTGTTTATCTGAAGGGTGGTATGAAGGGTGGTGCCTTAAGTGCACAAGGCATAAGAACGGGCTTGAAAAAATGCTATATACAGATGGATACTTAGAGGATATTTGGCGTGAGGATGAGATAGATTCTCTTGCGCATTAA